One part of the Granulicella arctica genome encodes these proteins:
- a CDS encoding IPT/TIG domain-containing protein has protein sequence MLRGRRGRRSLAAALGLMAFALAGADGAEASSPRWITGPPYFTTVQTPVIWYVDQPAYFTDSGDLSASVNHAAADAMVAAAASVWNVPSARIVLQQGGELAEHVSGANVYLGSNGLVFPPDVQSTNYASVQIAVIYDSDGSVTDLLLGGGASNPNGCRQNAVTESVDSITPAGFIQHAVLILNGLCTGPDPEQQLQMQYQLERAFGRVLGLGWSQLNDNVFTGTPQPTFAQNLNWPIMHPIDVICGLYTYQCLQQPFKLRDDDVASITMLYPVTAGNVAAGKQLSTTRSSTLDGVILFPSLEGMAGVNVVLRRNALPQQVTDTWDDVSAVSGFDFQQIVGNPITPKPTSMAGSLGALTPVTSRGYLQDPEGYFIFPWIPLPSGETGQDILMHTEAINPLYTGEYSIGPYPASTVTPSGSSTAWRFNDITPGWSRFFQEIAQNTATTCSTPGDGTQTSPAAVPQGGWWTDLICGSNSNRWSFAHSAWTSLPIQANRSLTIEVTALDETGTATANKLRPVMGVWHATDATGSTPSVAAVVTAFNSVSTGMTTLAAQSSQADTFRIAISDERGVGRPDFSYQARILYADSVAPAISGAGAQVTITGVGFRSGNTVTIDGIAAKVTSWTSTTIVATVPFLKAVPVGTTVAVDVVVTDLSTQGTTVMSGAFQYVYTAPVYTLLLVSGPSGSLPITLPATEPFVVKVLDVDGVKPLTGVPVVFSATVGSVVWEACGTVVCTVVTDANGQASAPVTPSTVGAVTLQAAALGLTQSVSFQAVPLVRAVTMDPPLEYLAEGAIVSWSTTASFFQQGLAATGEAVVWTVPGSMTLSATQVFTDSQGSVQTMVSAGPLASGEQVAGSACAWGGVCGSFAAQGVDSSQFVVVLEGGAGQSVPATGSLLPLTIKVTNGVGDPVAGAALRIHQTVSQWTAPCPAQGRCPVAPTYEALTTAGTSDSNGMMTLTPLQISGAEVTDIVVTSGTQGFVSLSLQKHP, from the coding sequence ATGCTGCGCGGTAGACGGGGACGACGAAGTCTGGCTGCGGCGCTCGGGTTGATGGCGTTTGCCCTTGCGGGTGCAGACGGCGCAGAGGCATCGAGCCCGCGCTGGATAACGGGGCCGCCGTACTTCACTACTGTTCAAACCCCGGTTATCTGGTATGTCGATCAGCCAGCCTATTTCACCGATTCTGGTGATCTGAGCGCATCGGTGAATCATGCGGCGGCTGATGCGATGGTTGCAGCCGCTGCCTCGGTCTGGAATGTGCCAAGCGCGCGAATCGTCCTGCAACAGGGAGGGGAACTCGCCGAGCATGTGAGTGGAGCGAACGTCTATCTCGGCTCGAACGGACTGGTGTTCCCACCAGATGTTCAGAGTACAAACTACGCTTCCGTTCAGATTGCTGTGATTTATGACAGTGATGGGTCGGTAACTGATCTGTTGTTAGGAGGCGGTGCGAGCAATCCAAATGGTTGCCGCCAGAACGCTGTGACCGAGAGCGTGGACTCGATTACGCCGGCAGGCTTTATCCAGCATGCGGTGTTGATCTTGAATGGCCTGTGCACCGGGCCCGATCCCGAGCAGCAACTCCAGATGCAGTATCAGTTGGAGCGTGCTTTCGGGCGTGTCCTTGGCCTGGGGTGGTCGCAGTTGAACGACAACGTTTTTACAGGAACTCCGCAGCCGACCTTCGCGCAGAACCTGAACTGGCCGATCATGCACCCGATCGACGTGATCTGTGGCCTGTACACCTACCAGTGCTTGCAGCAACCCTTCAAGCTACGTGACGATGATGTGGCGTCGATCACGATGTTGTATCCGGTTACGGCAGGAAATGTTGCCGCGGGAAAGCAGCTGAGTACAACCCGGTCGAGCACTCTCGACGGGGTTATACTCTTCCCTTCCTTAGAGGGCATGGCGGGCGTGAATGTTGTTCTCCGCCGTAACGCTCTCCCGCAACAAGTGACGGATACGTGGGACGATGTATCCGCGGTCAGCGGTTTTGACTTTCAACAGATTGTTGGGAATCCGATTACTCCCAAACCTACGAGCATGGCGGGAAGCCTGGGGGCTCTCACTCCAGTCACTTCTCGCGGCTATCTTCAAGACCCGGAAGGCTACTTCATCTTCCCTTGGATACCGTTGCCTAGCGGGGAGACAGGCCAGGACATCCTGATGCATACCGAGGCGATCAATCCTTTGTATACAGGGGAGTACTCGATTGGCCCCTATCCGGCGTCCACGGTAACTCCCTCTGGAAGCAGCACGGCTTGGCGTTTCAATGACATCACGCCGGGGTGGTCTCGCTTTTTTCAAGAGATAGCGCAGAACACCGCAACGACCTGTTCGACACCAGGAGATGGAACACAGACCTCGCCGGCTGCCGTGCCGCAGGGAGGATGGTGGACCGATCTTATCTGCGGATCGAACTCGAATCGCTGGTCCTTTGCCCATTCAGCCTGGACTTCTCTTCCCATACAAGCGAACCGCAGCCTCACTATTGAGGTGACGGCGCTGGATGAGACTGGCACGGCAACGGCTAATAAACTGAGGCCAGTGATGGGGGTGTGGCATGCGACGGATGCAACCGGATCCACTCCCAGCGTGGCAGCTGTGGTGACGGCGTTCAATAGTGTGTCCACGGGAATGACGACGCTGGCTGCGCAGAGCTCGCAAGCCGATACCTTTCGCATTGCCATCTCGGATGAGCGAGGCGTTGGGCGCCCCGATTTCTCCTATCAGGCACGGATACTCTATGCAGACAGCGTTGCTCCGGCTATCAGCGGAGCTGGGGCCCAGGTGACAATTACAGGGGTGGGATTTCGCTCGGGAAATACAGTCACCATCGATGGGATAGCGGCGAAGGTGACGAGCTGGACATCTACGACGATTGTTGCGACCGTACCTTTTCTGAAAGCCGTGCCAGTGGGGACAACGGTGGCAGTGGATGTAGTTGTGACCGACCTGTCAACCCAGGGCACGACGGTGATGAGCGGGGCGTTCCAGTATGTCTATACGGCTCCGGTTTATACGTTGCTCCTGGTCTCGGGACCGTCGGGCAGTCTACCCATCACGTTGCCCGCAACAGAACCATTTGTTGTCAAGGTATTGGATGTAGATGGAGTAAAACCACTGACGGGTGTGCCTGTAGTGTTTTCAGCGACGGTGGGATCGGTCGTGTGGGAGGCTTGTGGGACGGTTGTGTGTACGGTGGTGACGGATGCAAATGGGCAGGCATCGGCACCGGTCACGCCGTCGACTGTTGGAGCTGTGACGTTGCAGGCTGCCGCACTTGGGTTGACCCAGTCGGTCTCGTTTCAGGCTGTGCCTCTGGTCCGTGCCGTCACGATGGACCCTCCGCTGGAGTATCTGGCGGAGGGTGCGATTGTGAGTTGGAGCACGACGGCGAGTTTTTTTCAGCAGGGGCTTGCGGCAACAGGAGAGGCGGTGGTGTGGACGGTTCCTGGTTCGATGACGCTTTCAGCGACGCAGGTGTTTACCGACTCCCAGGGATCAGTGCAGACGATGGTGTCGGCTGGCCCTCTGGCCTCTGGGGAGCAAGTGGCTGGATCAGCGTGCGCGTGGGGGGGTGTCTGCGGGAGTTTTGCAGCCCAGGGAGTAGACTCCTCGCAGTTTGTCGTGGTGCTCGAAGGTGGTGCGGGGCAATCTGTTCCAGCTACGGGGAGCCTGCTGCCATTGACGATCAAAGTCACGAATGGAGTGGGAGATCCTGTGGCTGGAGCGGCGCTACGGATTCATCAGACGGTGAGCCAGTGGACGGCACCGTGTCCGGCCCAAGGTCGCTGCCCTGTCGCGCCAACCTATGAGGCGTTGACTACTGCGGGGACCTCCGACAGCAACGGTATGATGACATTGACACCGCTCCAGATCTCCGGTGCAGAGGTGACGGATATTGTTGTGACCTCCGGCACGCAAGGCTTTGTATCGCTGAGCTTGCAAAAGCATCCGTGA
- a CDS encoding allantoinase, producing MANLTLVYGMRLLPADEVVSVGEAPVALKNGNEAHVTMHVLEGSREQIEKQLRLSIDAFFDFYPEI from the coding sequence ATGGCGAATCTGACACTGGTGTATGGAATGCGGCTGCTTCCGGCGGATGAGGTTGTGAGCGTCGGTGAGGCTCCTGTAGCGTTAAAGAACGGTAACGAGGCGCATGTGACAATGCATGTGCTCGAAGGCTCGCGAGAGCAGATCGAGAAGCAGCTTCGGTTGAGCATCGACGCGTTTTTCGACTTCTACCCCGAAATCTGA
- the trxB gene encoding thioredoxin-disulfide reductase translates to MSEITTRDTVILGSGCSGLTAAIYAGRSNLKPLVLEGHEPGGQLSITTLVENFPGWPEGIQGPELIENMKKQATRFGAELRMAHLNSIDLSKHPYELTVGKEVIHTRTLIIASGASARWLNLPSEQALIGYGVSSCATCDGFFASGKEIAVIGGGDSAMEEALFLTRFASKVTLINRTERFRASQIMLERAMAHPQIKFISNTTVEEVLGVEEKDVKGLRLKNRVSGEESTLPVSFMFLGIGHIPNAHAFKGILDLDDDGYILTKDNVFVTHEGKVIPGVYACGDIQDRRYRQAITAAGSGCMAALEVEKYLEEHGR, encoded by the coding sequence ATGTCTGAAATCACGACTCGCGATACCGTTATCCTCGGCTCAGGTTGCTCCGGACTCACCGCCGCCATCTATGCTGGCCGTTCAAACCTCAAACCGCTCGTCCTCGAAGGCCACGAACCCGGCGGCCAACTGTCTATTACGACACTGGTGGAAAACTTTCCCGGCTGGCCCGAAGGCATTCAGGGACCCGAGCTCATCGAGAACATGAAGAAGCAGGCCACCCGCTTCGGGGCTGAGCTGCGCATGGCCCACCTGAATTCCATCGATCTCTCGAAGCACCCCTACGAGCTCACCGTCGGCAAAGAGGTCATCCACACCCGCACGCTCATCATCGCCTCCGGTGCGAGCGCCCGCTGGCTCAACCTGCCCTCCGAGCAGGCCCTCATTGGCTACGGCGTCAGTTCCTGCGCTACCTGCGATGGCTTTTTTGCCTCAGGCAAAGAGATAGCCGTCATAGGCGGTGGCGACAGCGCGATGGAAGAGGCCCTCTTTTTGACTCGCTTTGCCAGCAAAGTCACTCTCATCAATCGCACGGAACGCTTTCGTGCCTCGCAGATTATGCTCGAACGCGCCATGGCCCATCCCCAGATCAAGTTCATCTCGAACACCACCGTCGAAGAGGTTCTCGGCGTTGAAGAGAAGGATGTTAAGGGTCTCCGTCTCAAGAACCGTGTCTCCGGCGAGGAGTCTACCCTTCCCGTGAGCTTCATGTTCCTCGGCATCGGCCATATCCCCAACGCCCACGCCTTCAAGGGCATCCTCGACCTCGACGATGACGGCTATATCCTGACCAAAGACAATGTCTTCGTCACCCACGAAGGCAAGGTTATTCCCGGCGTCTATGCCTGCGGCGACATTCAGGACCGCCGCTACCGTCAGGCCATCACCGCGGCAGGCAGCGGGTGCATGGCTGCACTTGAAGTAGAGAAATACCTCGAAGAACATGGCCGCTAA
- a CDS encoding DUF4870 domain-containing protein translates to MSDFSQGPQAVTPHASGLTDNVAGALAYVTIIPAIVFLVLEPYNRNAFIRFHAFQCLGLSVCAFVGSMIWIIPILGWIIGLLLMPVFFVAWVLCIVNAYQGKIFKLPFIGPFVENMAK, encoded by the coding sequence ATGTCAGATTTCTCCCAGGGCCCCCAGGCAGTCACCCCTCATGCCTCCGGTTTGACCGACAACGTCGCGGGTGCACTGGCCTACGTTACCATCATTCCGGCCATCGTCTTCCTTGTGCTGGAACCGTATAACCGCAATGCTTTCATACGTTTCCACGCCTTTCAATGCCTTGGCCTCAGCGTCTGCGCCTTCGTCGGTTCGATGATTTGGATCATCCCGATCCTTGGCTGGATCATCGGTCTGTTGCTCATGCCGGTCTTCTTCGTCGCCTGGGTCCTCTGCATCGTCAATGCCTATCAGGGCAAGATATTCAAGCTGCCGTTCATTGGTCCATTCGTCGAAAATATGGCGAAATAG
- a CDS encoding peroxiredoxin: MSILIGDTAPDFTAQTTEGTLNFYDYIDGHWAVLFSHPKNFTPVCTTELGYTARLKPDFDARGVKVIGLSVDQLESHEPWGKDIEETQGTALNFPLIADTDRTIANLYGMIHPNASDTLTVRSVFVIGPDKKVKLSLNYPASTGRNFDEVLRVIDSLQLTAKHQVATPVNWKNGDDVIISGAVSDEAAHAKYPEGFKTIKPYLRTVAQPK; the protein is encoded by the coding sequence ATGTCTATCCTGATTGGCGACACCGCGCCTGATTTCACCGCGCAGACCACCGAAGGCACTCTCAATTTCTACGACTACATCGACGGCCACTGGGCGGTCCTCTTCTCGCACCCCAAAAACTTCACCCCCGTCTGCACCACCGAGCTCGGCTACACCGCCCGCCTCAAGCCTGACTTCGACGCCCGTGGCGTCAAAGTCATCGGCCTCAGCGTCGATCAGCTCGAGTCGCACGAGCCCTGGGGCAAGGACATCGAAGAGACGCAGGGAACCGCGCTGAACTTCCCCCTCATCGCTGACACCGACCGCACTATCGCCAATCTCTACGGCATGATCCACCCCAACGCCTCCGACACCCTCACCGTGCGCTCCGTCTTCGTCATCGGACCGGACAAGAAGGTCAAACTTAGCCTCAACTACCCCGCCTCCACCGGCCGCAACTTTGACGAGGTCCTCCGCGTCATCGACTCTCTCCAGCTCACCGCGAAGCACCAGGTAGCAACACCCGTGAACTGGAAGAACGGCGACGACGTCATCATCAGCGGAGCCGTCTCCGACGAAGCAGCCCACGCGAAGTATCCCGAGGGCTTCAAGACCATCAAGCCCTACCTCCGTACCGTAGCCCAGCCTAAATAA
- a CDS encoding YggS family pyridoxal phosphate-dependent enzyme: protein MTIEANLNQLRDQIALACRRANRSETEVALMAVSKVHPVEALLEAYAAGQRLFGENRVQEFQEKSASLGGQSDLEMHLIGPLQSNKTAKAAELFAAVDTVDSLKIAQRLDAAAKALGKKLPVLIEVKLSHEESKHGIAPEELTRLLAAMQGLEHVVPHGLMTVPPWSEDAEVARPYFQRLRELRDEAQRTCSTVVELSMGMSNDFAVAIEEGSTCVRVGTALFGKRLYPAP from the coding sequence ATGACCATTGAAGCAAACTTGAACCAATTGCGTGACCAGATTGCGCTTGCCTGCCGGCGCGCCAACCGTTCCGAAACCGAAGTGGCGCTGATGGCGGTGAGCAAGGTGCATCCAGTGGAGGCGCTGCTGGAGGCCTATGCGGCCGGACAGCGGCTGTTCGGCGAAAACCGTGTGCAAGAGTTCCAGGAGAAATCGGCGTCGCTGGGAGGGCAGAGCGACCTGGAGATGCACCTGATCGGGCCGTTGCAGTCGAACAAGACGGCGAAGGCGGCGGAGCTGTTTGCCGCGGTGGATACGGTGGATTCGCTGAAGATTGCGCAGCGGCTGGATGCGGCGGCGAAGGCTCTAGGAAAGAAGCTGCCGGTGCTGATCGAGGTGAAGCTGAGCCATGAGGAGTCGAAGCATGGGATTGCTCCGGAGGAGCTGACGAGGCTGCTGGCGGCGATGCAGGGGCTGGAACACGTCGTTCCGCATGGATTGATGACGGTGCCGCCTTGGTCGGAGGATGCGGAGGTGGCGCGGCCTTATTTTCAACGACTGCGAGAGCTGCGGGACGAGGCGCAGCGGACGTGTTCGACGGTGGTGGAGCTGTCGATGGGGATGTCGAATGACTTTGCCGTCGCGATCGAAGAGGGTAGCACGTGCGTGCGGGTGGGAACGGCGCTGTTTGGAAAACGGCTGTATCCGGCACCATGA